The following coding sequences lie in one Desmodus rotundus isolate HL8 chromosome 1, HLdesRot8A.1, whole genome shotgun sequence genomic window:
- the MAPK8IP3 gene encoding C-Jun-amino-terminal kinase-interacting protein 3 isoform X17: MMEIQMDEGGGVVVYQDDYCSGSVMSERVSGLAGSIYREFERLIHCYDEEVVKELMPLVVNVLENLDSVLSENQEHEVELELLREDNEQLLTQYEREKALRKQAEEKFIEFEDALEQEKKELQIQVEHYEFQTRQLELKAKNYADQISRLEERESEMKKEYNALHQRHTEMIQTYVEHIERSKMQQVGGNSQTESSLPGRSRKERPTSLNVFPLTDGMVRAQMGGKLVPSGDHWHLSDLGQLQFSSTYQCPHDEMSESGQSSAAATPSTTGTKSNTPTSSVPSAAVTPLNESLQPLGDYGTGTKNSKRAREKRNSRNMEVQVTQEMRNVSIGMGSSDEWSDVQDIIDSTPELDMGREPRLDRTGNSPTQGIVNKAFGINTDSLYHELSTAGSEVIGDVDEGADLLGMGKEVGNLLLENSQLLETKNALNVVKNDLIAKVDQLSGEQEVLKGDLEAARQAKLRLESRIKDLEEELRRVKSEAIIARREPKEEGEDDKIPMAQRRRFTRVEMARVLMERNQYKERLMELQEAVRWTEMIRASREHPSVQEKKKSTIWQFFSRLFSSSSSPPPAKRSYPSVNIHYKSPTTAGFSQRRSHALCQISAGSRPLEFFPDDDCTSSARREQKREQYRQVREHVRNDDGRLQACGWSLPAKYKQLSPNGGQEDTRMKNVPVPVYCRPLVEKDPTMKLWCAAGVNLSGWKPSEDHTGNGVKLEPGSDPLTCNQEVEGEAKSNHTSPEKKKAKELPETDATSSRVWILTSTLTTSKVVIIDANQPGTVVDQFTVCNAHVLCISSIPAASDSDYPPGEIFLDSDVNPEDSGADGVLAGITLVGCATRCNVPRSNCSSRGDTPVLDKGQGEVATVANGKVNPSQSTEEATEATEVPDSGPSEAEAAAVRPGPLTEHVFTDPAPAQPPSAQPGSENGPEANSSGVQPEQEPSGDSKGASSSALPTMWLGAQNGWLYVHSAVSNWKKCLHSIKLKDSVLSLVHVKGRVLVALADGTLAIFHRGEDGQWDLSNYHLMDLGHPHHSIRCMAVVYDRVWCGYKNKVHVIQPKTMQIEKSFDAHPRRESQVRQLAWIGDGVWVSIRLDSTLRLYHAHTHQHLQDVDIEPYVSKMLGTGKLGFSFVRITALLIAGNRLWVGTGNGVVISIPLTETVVLHRGQLLGLRANKTSPTSGEGARPGGVIHVYGDDSTDKSASSFIPYCSMAQAQLCFHGHRDAVKFFVSVPGNVLATLNGSVLDSPSESPGPAAPASDAEGQKLKNVLVLSGGEGYIDFRIGDGEDDETEENAADVSQVKPMLSKAERSHIIVWQVSYSPE, from the exons AAATTCATTGAGTTTGAAGATGCCTTGGAACAAGAGAAGAAGGAGCTACAAATCCAGGTGGAACACTATGAGTTTCAGACCCGCCAGCTGGAACTGAAGGCCAAAAACTATGCAGATCAGA TTTCCCGGTTGGAGGAGCGGGAATCAGAGATGAAGAAGGAGTACAATGCTTTGCACCAGCGACACACAGAG ATGATACAGACCTACGTGGAGCACATCGAGAGGTCCAAGATGCAGCAAGTTGGGGGAAACAGCCAGACTGAGAGCAGCCTGCCCGGGCGAAG CAGGAAGGAGCGCCCCACCTCTCTGAATGTCTTCCCCCTGACCGACGGCATGGTACGTGCACAGATGGGGGGCAAGCTCGTGCCTTCGGGGGACCACTGGCACCTGAGTGACCTCGGCCAGCTGCAGTTCAGCTCCACCTACCAG TGTCCACATGATGAGATGTCCGAGTCAGGCCAGTCCTCAGCGGCTGCCACGCCCAGCACCACGGGCACCAAGTCCAACACACCCACATCCTCTGTGCCCTCGGCCGCAGTCACACCCCTCAACGAGAGCCTGCAGCCCCTGGGGGACTACGGCACTGGCACCAAGAACAGCAAGCGGGCCCGGGAAAAGCGCAACAGCCGCAACATGGAGGTTCAGGTCACGCAGGAGATGCGAAACGTCAGCATAG GCATGGGCAGCAGTGATGAGTGGTCTGATGTTCAAGACATTATTGACTCCACCCCAGAGCTGGACATGGGTCGGGAGCCCCGCCTAGACCGCACTGGCAACAG CCCAACCCAGGGGATCGTCAACAAGGCTTTTGGCATCAACACTGACTCCCTGTACCACGAGCTGTCAACTGCGGGGTCCGAGGTCATCGGGGACGTGGATGAAGGGGCCGACCTGCTAG GAATGGGCAAGGAAGTGGGGAATCTGCTGCTGGAGAACTCACAGCTTCTAGAAACCAA AAATGCTCTGAACGTAGTGAAGAATGACCTCATCGCCAAAGTGGACCAGCTGTCGGGGGAGCAGGAGGTGCTGAAGGGGGATTTAGAAGCTGCCAGGCAAGCCAAACTGAGGCTAGAGAGCCGCATCAAGGACCTGGAGGAGGAGCTGAGGAG AGTGAAGTCCGAGGCCATCATAGCTCGCCGTGAACCCAAAGAAGAGGGGGAGGAT GACAAGATCCCCATGGCGCAGCGCCGCCGCTTCACACGGGTGGAGATGGCCCGTGTGCTTATGGAGCGCAACCAGTACAAGGAGCGGCTGATGGAGCTTCAGGAGGCCGTGCGGTGGACTGAGATGATCAG GGCATCCCGAGAGCACCCATCTGTCCAGGAGAAGAAGAAATCTACCATCTGGCAGTT CTTCAGCCGCCTCTTCAGCTCCTCGTCCAGCCCCCCTCCAGCCAAGCGGTCCTACCCCTCGGTGAACATCCATTACAAGTCGCCCACTACAGCTGGCTTCAGTCAGCGCCGGAGTCATGCCCTGTGCCAGATCTCAGCAGGCAGCCGGCCCCTGGAGTTCTTCCCAGATGA CGACTGTACCTCCTCTGCCAGGCGGGAGCAGAAGCGTGAGCAGTACCGCCAGGTGCGGGAGCACGTGCGCAACGACGACGGGCGGCTGCAGGCCTGCGGTTGGAGCCTGCCGGCCAAGTACAAGCAG CTGAGTCCCAATGGCGGCCAGGAGGACACGCGGATGAAGAACGTGCCTGTCCCTGTGTACTGCCGCCCTCTGGTGGAGAAAGATCCCACCATGAAG CTGTGGTGTGCCGCGGGTGTCAACTTGAGTGGGTGGAAACCCAGCGAGGACCACACTGGGAATGGAGTCAAGCTGGAGCCGGGCTCTGACCCTTTGACCTGCAACCAGGAAGTGGAAGGAGAGGCCAAGAGCAACCATACATCCCCCGAGAAGAAGAAG GCAAAGGAACTTCCTGAGACAGATGCCACCTCCAGCCGGGTGTGGATCCTCACCAGCACCCTGACTACCAGCAAAGTGGTGATCATCGATGCCAACCAGCCAGGCACCGTCGTGGATCAGTTCACCGTCTGCAATGCCCATGTCCTGTGCATCTCCAGCATCCCCG CGGCCAGCGACAGTGACTACCCTCCAGGGGAGATCTTCCTGGACAGTGACGTGAACCCTGAAGACTCTGGCGCAGACGGAGTGCTGGCCGGCATCACCCTAGTGGGCTGTGCCACCCGCTGCAATGTGCCGCGAAGCAACTGCTCCTCCCGAGGGGACACCCCAGTGCTGGACAAGGGCCAGG GGGAGGTGGCTACTGTTGCCAATGGGAAGGTCAACCCATCTCAGTCCACAGAGGAGGCCACAGAGGCCACAGAGGTCCCTGATTCCGGGCCCAGTGAGGCAGAGGCAGCTGCGGTGCGGCCTGGGCCCCTCACAGAACACGTCTTCACTGACCCGGCCCCTGCCCAACCCCCGAGTGCGCAGCCTGGCAG TGAAAATGGGCCGGAGGCCAACTCGAGTGGTGTGCAGCCTGAGCAGGAGCCCAGTGGAGACTCCAAGGGGGCCAGCAGCAGTGCCTTGCCCACCATGTGGCTGGGAGCCCAGAATGGCTG GTTGTATGTGCACTCGGCCGTGTCCAACTGGAAGAAGTGTCTGCACTCCATCAAGCTGAAGGACTCAGTGTTGAGCCTGGT GCACGTGAAAGGACGAGTGCTGGTGGCTCTGGCAGACGGGACTCTAGCCATCTTCCACCGAGGCGAAG ATGGCCAGTGGGACCTGAGCAACTATCACCTCATGGACCTGGGCCACCCACACCACTCCATACGCTGCATGGCAGTTGTGTACGACCGCGTCTGGTGCGGCTACAAGAACAAGGTGCACGTCATCCAGCCCAAGACCATGCAGATAGAG AAGTCATTTGATGCCCACCCACGGCGGGAGAGCCAGGTGAGGCAACTGGCGTGGATTGGCGATGGGGTGTGGGTATCCATCCGCTTGGACTCCACACTGCGGCTGTACCACGCCCACACCCACCAGCACCTGCAGGACGTGGACATCGAGCCCTATGTCAGCAAGATGCTGG gcacaGGCAAGCTGGGCTTCTCTTTTGTGCGCATCACGGCCCTGCTCATTGCGGGAAACCGGCTCTGGGTGGGCACCGGCAACGGAGTTGTCATCTCTATCCCATTGACCGAGA CTGTAGTCCTGCACCGAGGCCAACTCCTGGGGCTCCGAG cCAACAAGACATCCCCTACGTCTGGGGAGGGGGCCCGCCCAGGGGGCGTCATCCATGTGTACGGGGACGACAGCACTGACAAATCGGCTAGCAGTTTCATCCCATACTGCTCCatggcccaggcccagctctgttTCCATGGGCACCGGGATGCTGTCAAGTTCTTTGTCTCCGTGCCAG GGAATGTGTTGGCCACTCTAAATGGCAGCGTGCTGGACAGCCCATCGGAAAGCCCTGGGCCCGCTGCCCCTGCTTCAGATGCCGAGGGCCAGAAGCTGAAGAATGTGCTGGTGCTGAGCGGCGGGGAGGGCTACATTGACTTCCGCATTG GCGACGGAGAAGATGATGAGACGGAGGAGAATGCGGCAGACGTGAGCCAGGTGAAGCCCATGCTGTCCAAGGCTGAGCGCAGCCACATCATCGTGTGGCAGGTGTCCTACTCCCCTGAGTGA
- the MAPK8IP3 gene encoding C-Jun-amino-terminal kinase-interacting protein 3 isoform X2, which yields MMEIQMDEGGGVVVYQDDYCSGSVMSERVSGLAGSIYREFERLIHCYDEEVVKELMPLVVNVLENLDSVLSENQEHEVELELLREDNEQLLTQYEREKALRKQAEEKFIEFEDALEQEKKELQIQVEHYEFQTRQLELKAKNYADQTTCSLLVYTSQSFSRLEERESEMKKEYNALHQRHTEMIQTYVEHIERSKMQQVGGNSQTESSLPGRSPRQSWRKRKERPTSLNVFPLTDGMVRAQMGGKLVPSGDHWHLSDLGQLQFSSTYQCPHDEMSESGQSSAAATPSTTGTKSNTPTSSVPSAAVTPLNESLQPLGDYGTGTKNSKRAREKRNSRNMEVQVTQEMRNVSIGMGSSDEWSDVQDIIDSTPELDMGREPRLDRTGNSPTQGIVNKAFGINTDSLYHELSTAGSEVIGDVDEGADLLGMGKEVGNLLLENSQLLETKNALNVVKNDLIAKVDQLSGEQEVLKGDLEAARQAKLRLESRIKDLEEELRRVKSEAIIARREPKEEGEDVSSYLCTELDKIPMAQRRRFTRVEMARVLMERNQYKERLMELQEAVRWTEMIRASREHPSVQEKKKSTIWQFFSRLFSSSSSPPPAKRSYPSVNIHYKSPTTAGFSQRRSHALCQISAGSRPLEFFPDDDCTSSARREQKREQYRQVREHVRNDDGRLQACGWSLPAKYKQLSPNGGQEDTRMKNVPVPVYCRPLVEKDPTMKLWCAAGVNLSGWKPSEDHTGNGVKLEPGSDPLTCNQEVEGEAKSNHTSPEKKKAKELPETDATSSRVWILTSTLTTSKVVIIDANQPGTVVDQFTVCNAHVLCISSIPAASDSDYPPGEIFLDSDVNPEDSGADGVLAGITLVGCATRCNVPRSNCSSRGDTPVLDKGQGEVATVANGKVNPSQSTEEATEATEVPDSGPSEAEAAAVRPGPLTEHVFTDPAPAQPPSAQPGSENGPEANSSGVQPEQEPSGDSKGASSSALPTMWLGAQNGWLYVHSAVSNWKKCLHSIKLKDSVLSLVHVKGRVLVALADGTLAIFHRGEDGQWDLSNYHLMDLGHPHHSIRCMAVVYDRVWCGYKNKVHVIQPKTMQIEKSFDAHPRRESQVRQLAWIGDGVWVSIRLDSTLRLYHAHTHQHLQDVDIEPYVSKMLGTGKLGFSFVRITALLIAGNRLWVGTGNGVVISIPLTETVVLHRGQLLGLRANKTSPTSGEGARPGGVIHVYGDDSTDKSASSFIPYCSMAQAQLCFHGHRDAVKFFVSVPGNVLATLNGSVLDSPSESPGPAAPASDAEGQKLKNVLVLSGGEGYIDFRIGDGEDDETEENAADVSQVKPMLSKAERSHIIVWQVSYSPE from the exons AAATTCATTGAGTTTGAAGATGCCTTGGAACAAGAGAAGAAGGAGCTACAAATCCAGGTGGAACACTATGAGTTTCAGACCCGCCAGCTGGAACTGAAGGCCAAAAACTATGCAGATCAGA CCACTTGCTCACTTCTGGTCTACACTTCACAATCCT TTTCCCGGTTGGAGGAGCGGGAATCAGAGATGAAGAAGGAGTACAATGCTTTGCACCAGCGACACACAGAG ATGATACAGACCTACGTGGAGCACATCGAGAGGTCCAAGATGCAGCAAGTTGGGGGAAACAGCCAGACTGAGAGCAGCCTGCCCGGGCGAAG TCCTCGTCAGTCGTGGAGGAAAAG GAAGGAGCGCCCCACCTCTCTGAATGTCTTCCCCCTGACCGACGGCATGGTACGTGCACAGATGGGGGGCAAGCTCGTGCCTTCGGGGGACCACTGGCACCTGAGTGACCTCGGCCAGCTGCAGTTCAGCTCCACCTACCAG TGTCCACATGATGAGATGTCCGAGTCAGGCCAGTCCTCAGCGGCTGCCACGCCCAGCACCACGGGCACCAAGTCCAACACACCCACATCCTCTGTGCCCTCGGCCGCAGTCACACCCCTCAACGAGAGCCTGCAGCCCCTGGGGGACTACGGCACTGGCACCAAGAACAGCAAGCGGGCCCGGGAAAAGCGCAACAGCCGCAACATGGAGGTTCAGGTCACGCAGGAGATGCGAAACGTCAGCATAG GCATGGGCAGCAGTGATGAGTGGTCTGATGTTCAAGACATTATTGACTCCACCCCAGAGCTGGACATGGGTCGGGAGCCCCGCCTAGACCGCACTGGCAACAG CCCAACCCAGGGGATCGTCAACAAGGCTTTTGGCATCAACACTGACTCCCTGTACCACGAGCTGTCAACTGCGGGGTCCGAGGTCATCGGGGACGTGGATGAAGGGGCCGACCTGCTAG GAATGGGCAAGGAAGTGGGGAATCTGCTGCTGGAGAACTCACAGCTTCTAGAAACCAA AAATGCTCTGAACGTAGTGAAGAATGACCTCATCGCCAAAGTGGACCAGCTGTCGGGGGAGCAGGAGGTGCTGAAGGGGGATTTAGAAGCTGCCAGGCAAGCCAAACTGAGGCTAGAGAGCCGCATCAAGGACCTGGAGGAGGAGCTGAGGAG AGTGAAGTCCGAGGCCATCATAGCTCGCCGTGAACCCAAAGAAGAGGGGGAGGATGTAAGCAGCTATCTCTGTACAGAATTG GACAAGATCCCCATGGCGCAGCGCCGCCGCTTCACACGGGTGGAGATGGCCCGTGTGCTTATGGAGCGCAACCAGTACAAGGAGCGGCTGATGGAGCTTCAGGAGGCCGTGCGGTGGACTGAGATGATCAG GGCATCCCGAGAGCACCCATCTGTCCAGGAGAAGAAGAAATCTACCATCTGGCAGTT CTTCAGCCGCCTCTTCAGCTCCTCGTCCAGCCCCCCTCCAGCCAAGCGGTCCTACCCCTCGGTGAACATCCATTACAAGTCGCCCACTACAGCTGGCTTCAGTCAGCGCCGGAGTCATGCCCTGTGCCAGATCTCAGCAGGCAGCCGGCCCCTGGAGTTCTTCCCAGATGA CGACTGTACCTCCTCTGCCAGGCGGGAGCAGAAGCGTGAGCAGTACCGCCAGGTGCGGGAGCACGTGCGCAACGACGACGGGCGGCTGCAGGCCTGCGGTTGGAGCCTGCCGGCCAAGTACAAGCAG CTGAGTCCCAATGGCGGCCAGGAGGACACGCGGATGAAGAACGTGCCTGTCCCTGTGTACTGCCGCCCTCTGGTGGAGAAAGATCCCACCATGAAG CTGTGGTGTGCCGCGGGTGTCAACTTGAGTGGGTGGAAACCCAGCGAGGACCACACTGGGAATGGAGTCAAGCTGGAGCCGGGCTCTGACCCTTTGACCTGCAACCAGGAAGTGGAAGGAGAGGCCAAGAGCAACCATACATCCCCCGAGAAGAAGAAG GCAAAGGAACTTCCTGAGACAGATGCCACCTCCAGCCGGGTGTGGATCCTCACCAGCACCCTGACTACCAGCAAAGTGGTGATCATCGATGCCAACCAGCCAGGCACCGTCGTGGATCAGTTCACCGTCTGCAATGCCCATGTCCTGTGCATCTCCAGCATCCCCG CGGCCAGCGACAGTGACTACCCTCCAGGGGAGATCTTCCTGGACAGTGACGTGAACCCTGAAGACTCTGGCGCAGACGGAGTGCTGGCCGGCATCACCCTAGTGGGCTGTGCCACCCGCTGCAATGTGCCGCGAAGCAACTGCTCCTCCCGAGGGGACACCCCAGTGCTGGACAAGGGCCAGG GGGAGGTGGCTACTGTTGCCAATGGGAAGGTCAACCCATCTCAGTCCACAGAGGAGGCCACAGAGGCCACAGAGGTCCCTGATTCCGGGCCCAGTGAGGCAGAGGCAGCTGCGGTGCGGCCTGGGCCCCTCACAGAACACGTCTTCACTGACCCGGCCCCTGCCCAACCCCCGAGTGCGCAGCCTGGCAG TGAAAATGGGCCGGAGGCCAACTCGAGTGGTGTGCAGCCTGAGCAGGAGCCCAGTGGAGACTCCAAGGGGGCCAGCAGCAGTGCCTTGCCCACCATGTGGCTGGGAGCCCAGAATGGCTG GTTGTATGTGCACTCGGCCGTGTCCAACTGGAAGAAGTGTCTGCACTCCATCAAGCTGAAGGACTCAGTGTTGAGCCTGGT GCACGTGAAAGGACGAGTGCTGGTGGCTCTGGCAGACGGGACTCTAGCCATCTTCCACCGAGGCGAAG ATGGCCAGTGGGACCTGAGCAACTATCACCTCATGGACCTGGGCCACCCACACCACTCCATACGCTGCATGGCAGTTGTGTACGACCGCGTCTGGTGCGGCTACAAGAACAAGGTGCACGTCATCCAGCCCAAGACCATGCAGATAGAG AAGTCATTTGATGCCCACCCACGGCGGGAGAGCCAGGTGAGGCAACTGGCGTGGATTGGCGATGGGGTGTGGGTATCCATCCGCTTGGACTCCACACTGCGGCTGTACCACGCCCACACCCACCAGCACCTGCAGGACGTGGACATCGAGCCCTATGTCAGCAAGATGCTGG gcacaGGCAAGCTGGGCTTCTCTTTTGTGCGCATCACGGCCCTGCTCATTGCGGGAAACCGGCTCTGGGTGGGCACCGGCAACGGAGTTGTCATCTCTATCCCATTGACCGAGA CTGTAGTCCTGCACCGAGGCCAACTCCTGGGGCTCCGAG cCAACAAGACATCCCCTACGTCTGGGGAGGGGGCCCGCCCAGGGGGCGTCATCCATGTGTACGGGGACGACAGCACTGACAAATCGGCTAGCAGTTTCATCCCATACTGCTCCatggcccaggcccagctctgttTCCATGGGCACCGGGATGCTGTCAAGTTCTTTGTCTCCGTGCCAG GGAATGTGTTGGCCACTCTAAATGGCAGCGTGCTGGACAGCCCATCGGAAAGCCCTGGGCCCGCTGCCCCTGCTTCAGATGCCGAGGGCCAGAAGCTGAAGAATGTGCTGGTGCTGAGCGGCGGGGAGGGCTACATTGACTTCCGCATTG GCGACGGAGAAGATGATGAGACGGAGGAGAATGCGGCAGACGTGAGCCAGGTGAAGCCCATGCTGTCCAAGGCTGAGCGCAGCCACATCATCGTGTGGCAGGTGTCCTACTCCCCTGAGTGA